GGGCTGACCGAAGAGGTCGTACGCCTCATCAGCGAGGACAAGGGCGAACCGGACTGGATGCTGGAGCGACGGCTCCGGGCACTCGAGCATTGGAACGAGATGCCGATGCCGACCGACTGGCCCGGCCAGCCGGACCTGACCGAGTTGGACGTAGAGGAAATCGTGCCGTACATCCGGCCGGACGTGGACAAACGCGAGGGCGCGGATAGCTGGGACGACCTGCCGGAAGACATTCAGGACACCTTCGAGAAACTGGGCATCCCGGAAGCCGAGCGCAAGGCGCTGTCGGGCGTCGGCGCCCAGTACGAGTCCGAAGTCGTCTACCAGAACATGCAGGAACAGTGGGAAGAGAAGGGCGTCGTGTTCTGCAACATGGACGAGGCCGTGCGAGAGCACGAAGACCTCGTCAAAGAACACTTCATGACCTCCTGCGTTCCCCCGAGCGACAACAAGTTCGCCGCGCTTCACGGCGCCGTCTGGTCGGGCGGGAGCTTCGTTTACGTCCCCGAAGACGTGACCGTCGAAATGCCCGTGCAGGCCTACTTCCGGATGAACTCGGAAGGGATGGGCCAGTTCGAGCACACCCTCATCATCGCCGAAGAGGGTTCGGAAGTCCACTACATCGAGGGCTGTTCGGCACCCAAATACGGAAGCCACAATCTTCACTCCGGCGGCGTCGAGGTCTTCGTCGGCGAGGACGCCCACGTTCAGTATTCGACCGTCCAGAACTGGTCGAAAAACACCTTCAACCTCAACACCAAGCGCGCCATCGTCGAGAAAGGTGGCCGCATGGAGTGGGTGTCCGGAAGCATGGGGTCGAAAGCGACGATGCTCTACCCCTGCACCATCCTGAAGGGCCGCAACGCGTCGGCGAACAACATCACCATCGCGTTCGCTGGCGAGGGCCAGAACATCGACACCGGCGCGAAAGTCTACCACAACGCGCCCCACACCAAGTCCACCATCGAGTCCAAATCCATCAGCAAGGACGGTGGCCGCACCAACTACCGCGGTCTCGTCCACATCTCGGAGGGCGCGGAACACTCCTCCACATCGGTGGAGTGTGACGCGCTGATGTTCGACAACGAGTCAACGTCGGACACGATGCCGTACATGGAGATCGACGAGTCGAAAGTGGACGTGGCCCACGAGGCGACGGTCGGGAAAATCGGCGACGAGGACGTGTTCTACCTCCAAAGCCGTGGCTTGGACGACGACGACGCCAAGCAGATGATCGTCTCCGGGTTTATCGAGCCGATTACCGAGGAGCTACCCATCGAGTACGCCGTCGAACTCAATCGACTCATCGAACTCGAAATGGAGGGGAGCCTCGGATGACCGCGACACAAGTCCACGAGACCATCTCCGAGGAGACGGTTCGGGAGATCTCCGACGAACTCGGGGAACCCGACTGGCTCCTCGACACTCGCCTCGACGCCCTCGCGGCGCTCGACGAGTTGGAGATGCCCGACGTGATTCGAACGCCGGGCCGCGACTGGACCAACCTCGACGGGCTGGACTACGAGAGCTTCGTAGACCCGCTGAACGCCGCCGAGGAGAAAGACCAACTCGGTCCCGAGGAGGCCGAAGTCCTCCCGCTCTCGGAAGCCGTCGAAGAGCGCGAGGACCTCCTGAAGGAGCACTTCGGGTCGGTCATCGACCCGCAGGAGAACTACCTGACCGCACTCTCGACCGCCCTGTTCAGCACGGGCACGCTGGTCTACGTCCCGAAGAACGTCGATGCCGAGGACGTTACTATCCGGACGACCCAGCACTCCCAGTCGCTGTTCAATTACACGCTGGTCGTCACCGAGCAGTCTTCGTCCGTTACCATCCTCGAACGGCAGGACACCGGCGAATCCGTCGAAGGCGACCGCTACTACAGCGGCCTCGTGGAAGTCGCCGCGGGCGAGAACAGCCACGTCCAGTACGGCTCGCTACAGGACTTAGACGAGGAGACGTACAACTACACGCTCAAGCGCGGCGACGCCGACGACTACGCTACGGTCAACTGGGTCGAGGGCAACGTCGGGTCGCGTCTGACGAAGTCCTCGGTCGAGACCGAACTGAACGGCGAAGGCTCCGAAACCAAGACGGTCGGCGCGTTCTTCGGTCACGACGACCAGCACTTCGACATCGCGGCCCGCGTCTGGCACAACACGGCTCACACGACCGCTGACCTCGTGACTCGCGGTGTCCTCGACGACGACGCGCGCTCGGTCTACGAGGGCGTGCAGGACGTCGGCCGAGACGCGTGGGACACCAACTCCTACCAGCGCGAGAACACCCTGATGCTGAGCGACGAGAGCGAGGCCGACGCCTCCCCGAAGCTCATCATCAACAACCACGACACCGAGGCCAGTCACTCGGCGACCGTCGGCCAGATAGACGAGGAGGACATGTTCTACATGACCTCCCGCGGACTCGACGACGAGTCGGCCCGCAACATGCTGGTCGAAGGCTTCTTCGTCCCGGTGCTCGAAGAGGTCGAAGTCGAGGAACTACGCGAAGACCTCGAAACCCGCGTGCGGGAACGACTCCACGAGTAGTCGCTCTCCCGATTCTACCGTTTCTTTCTCTCTGCTTCCTTCGCGCTCGCGTCGCCAGCGGTGCGCGCGGTCGAACCCGACCAAACGTGTTAAGTCTCCCAACTCCCGACAGTGTATCAATGACAGTCGTACCGAAGTACAGCCACGGGTGGTCGGGATGACGGTCAACGACCGCGTCTCGACGGACAACCAACTCGCCCGCCTGCTCCAAATCGGGGTCGTACTGGAGGAAGTCGTCGAGGTCCGCGCGGCGCGTCACTACGAGACGCTCTCGCCGGACGAGCGCGACGACGCCGTCGAGGAACTGCTCGAAGCGGCCCGCGAGGAGTCCGCGGACCACCGACGCCGACTGGAAGACCTCATCGACCAGTTGGACGCCCGCGCGGTGCCCCTCGAAGAGATTCAGACGCTCGTCGAAGGACGCTACGCCCAGACGGGTCCCGAGAGCTTCGACGGCGTTCTCTACGACCAACTCCACGGCGAGGAGACCGCGTACAAGTTCTACGACGACCTCATCGAAGCCATCGAGGCCAGCGACACCGACTACGCGCTCGACCGCGAGGAACTGCTCGCCACTTTGAAGACGATTCGTGAGGAAGAGGCCGAAGGTGTCGAGGAAGTAACCGAAATTATGGAGGCCCGAGAATGAACACCGCAGATCAGTATTTGAAAGCGATATATCTCGTACAGCGGATGGAGAACGGCCCGGCGTCAACCGGGTCGCTCGCTGACCGTCTCGACGTGAGTCCCGCGAGCGTCAACGAGATGATCGGGAAGCTTCAGGAACGGGGCCTCGCCGACCACGAGAAGTACAAGGGCGTCTCGCTGACCGACGAGGGCATCGAGCAGGCCCGCGAGGCGCTTCAGACCTACTGCATCATCGAGCGCTTCCTTCACAACGTTCTCGAAGTCGAGGAGTTCCCGAGCGAGGCCAAGGCGCTCGAAAGCGTCATCGACGAGACCGTCGCGGAGCGACTCGACACCATCATCGACCGCGAACCGCAGTGTCCGGACTGCTTCGACGCCGACGCCGACATGTGCGCGGAGTTGGTCAGCGAAGGCGAAGCGGACTGAGTGCGTGGGTCGTTCTCGGGGGCTTTCGCGTTGCGTTCTACGTTCCAGTCCGAACGTTGAAGTCTAGATAGTCACAAATCCCACGCATGGACTGTCCGACCTGTGGGGACTCGTTCGACTCCGAACAGGGAACACGAATCCACCACAGTCACGCACACGGTGAGAAACTGCCGAATCGTACTTGTAACGGCTGTGGAACCGATTTCTACGACCCGAAGGCTCGGTTGGAGTACTGCGACGACTGTGACCCGAACGCCGGTGAGAACAACGGGAACTGGAAAGACGCGACAGAGACGGAAACGTGCGTCTGTTGTGGCTCTGAGTTTCAGTACTATCCGTCCGACAAAGAGGGAACGTACTGCTCGGACTGCGTCGAAAGTTCGGTCGGGTTGCTCCCCGAGAATCCAGCGACGAGAGACCGAGTTTCGACAGCATGCAAGTATTGCGGTGATGCCATCGAAGCACGCCCTTCTCGCGTCGAGAATCGAAAACGAGGCGTATTCTGCGATGTAGACTGCTACGGTTCGTGGCTCTCGGAGAACGTCGTCGGCGAGAATCACCATCAGTGGGAAGGCGGGGATCTCGGTTATGGAGAGCAGTGGTGGCAGGTTCGACGCAAAGCGTTAGATAGAGACGCACATTCGTGCCAGAACTGCGGAGCGACGGCGGAAGAAATCGGTCGAAACCCCGACGTTCACCACATCAAGCCGGTTCGCAGTTTCGAGCGCCCACAGCAAGCACATCGATTAGAGAACGTCGTTGCGCTCTGCCGAAGCTGTCATCGAAACGTGGAAGCGGGAAACGTTACCGTACCGTCACCGCCAGCCGAAAAGTAACACTATTGTACGAGGAAAGACTACCACTTGGTACGCTCTTACGAGCGAACGAAGTCCCGTGGTGTAGTGGCCAATCATATGGGCCTTTGGACGTAGCGGGTTACGAGTCGTTACGGAAGATAGCCTATGACGGCGGTTCGAATCCGCCCGGGACTATACGCCTTTTACAGACACTCTCGACGCGAAACAGGGTTGTCTACCCGTCACCGCTCACAGACCGTCGTTGCACTTGAACCCGTACAGCGTTCCTCGGCCGCACTTGTCCCTGTGAAACAGTCCGCCGCAGTCGTCGCACGAGTTGCGCGGAGTGCCAAGGGGGCCGGTGTCGATGTCGCCGCCACAGACACAGCAGTTCTCTACCAGAGCCATGGATATCGTCCTCACATCGACAATAAGTAATTTTCACATAGCGAAAACCAAAGATTTGTGTCATTATCGGGTATTTGAGTGTCCAGTCGTGGGCGCTGGGCGACCCAAGAGCGTATGCACCTCTACTCGGGAAGCAACCAACGGATTGCGAAGAAAGTCTCTACGCCATCATCGAAACGAGAGGAGATGCGTTGTATTTGCAGTAACTTATTTCTTGTCTCATGTTGACTAAGAACACCCTATGTCCGACCCCGTGAAACTCGCCGTCGGACTCGCGCTGGTCGCGTGGGGATTCGCAGACTACCTCGTTCCGCGGAGCGTCCTGCGGGTCCAGTCGGCGCTCCTGTCGCTCCCACCGGAACCCAACGACGACTTCGCCGCCTACAAGCGTCGAGTCGGACTGGTTTGTATCCTCGTCGGCGTCGTTACGCTCGTTTTGGCCGTCAGTTGACGGTGCCTACTCCGCTACAAAGACTCTTTACCTCGGCCATATATTTCCACTTCTTAAGTAACAAAAATATAAAAGCTTATCAGGCGATGTATAACAAACATACTACGAACTGACGACTCAACCGATGGTCCCCACGCGCACGCAACGACGGCTAAACCACCTCTCTCCCGGAGAGCGATGCAACTGACGTGGCTAATACCGGCCTCAGTGCTTTTCGTCGGCGTCGGCTACGTCGTCGTTCGTCGCGCTCCGCGGCCGCGAGTCGTCAACTGGACTCTGCTCGGCGGGGCGCTGTTCGCGCTCGCCACCCGCGACCTGTTCCGGTCGCGCGAGCAGGGCCACCCCTCTTCAGTCGCGCGCGAGTCGCGGGCCGACGCCGCGAACCGCCGAACCGACCGCGGCGACGACCCACAGCGGACGCCGATGTTCGTGCGACTCCGGCGGCGAGTCGCTGGCTGGCTCAACTGACGACGACGGCGGCGTAGCGCGCTTCCGCCAGCCAATCGGTTAAGCCGTTGGACCGCTTTTGACCGGGTGTGACCGAGCAACGCTACCTTCCCGACGCCGACGACGTGACCGAGTTCGAGGCGACCGTCAGCGTGGCGGGAGACGACCACCTCGTCCTCGACGGGACCTACTTCTACCCCGAGGGCGGCGGCCAACCGGCCGACCGAGGCGAACTGTCGTGGGACGGCGGGTCCGCGTCCGTGACGAAGGTCCGGAAGAACCACGGCGACGTGCGCCACTACGTCGAAGACGTTGCAGGCGACCTGCCGGAACCGGGCGAGACGGTCGAGGGACGAATCGATGCCGAACGACGCGAGACCCACCGCCGGATGCACACCGCCCAGCACGTCGTCTCGCGCGTCGTCTTAGACGAGTACGGTGCCGAGACGGCGGGCAATCAGATTCACGCCGACCGCTCGCGCATCGACTTCGAACCGGTAGACTTCTCGGAGGAAGACGTAGAACGCATCGAGCGCCTGTCGAACGAGACCATCGAGCGCGACCTCGCGGTCACCAAGGCCGAGCGCCCGCGCGAGGAGGCCGAGGAGCGGACCGAGGAGGGTCGCGCGCTCCTGAACCTGATTCCGGACCACGTCGATCCGCTCAGGGTGGTCGAAATCGAGGGGTTCGACTACTGCCCCTGCGGCGGCACGCACGTCGATCACCTCGGCGAGGTCGGTCGAGTCGAGATAACGAACCGGGAGTCGAAGGGCGAGAAGACCGAACGAATCGAGTTCGTGCTGGCGGAGTAGTCCGCGAGAAGCAAGACGTGCGTCTGCGACGCCCTCGCAGACGCACCGACGCCAAGGGTAAGTCCCCGTGTCCGGTCGAGGTGTCAGGCACCTGTCCGAGTCCGGCGGTTCCACCTTCGATTCGGGCGACCGGCGTTTCGGACGAACGCGCGGAAACGGCCGCGCAGTTGGCGGTGTCGTCGTCGTAAGTCTAAAGAGTCAATCATTCGTTTATACGAGTAAGAATGAGTACGGACATCTGCAAATCGAGGTGGTTCTGT
This genomic stretch from Halorussus pelagicus harbors:
- a CDS encoding DUF2065 domain-containing protein, coding for MSDPVKLAVGLALVAWGFADYLVPRSVLRVQSALLSLPPEPNDDFAAYKRRVGLVCILVGVVTLVLAVS
- a CDS encoding alanyl-tRNA editing protein, translating into MTEQRYLPDADDVTEFEATVSVAGDDHLVLDGTYFYPEGGGQPADRGELSWDGGSASVTKVRKNHGDVRHYVEDVAGDLPEPGETVEGRIDAERRETHRRMHTAQHVVSRVVLDEYGAETAGNQIHADRSRIDFEPVDFSEEDVERIERLSNETIERDLAVTKAERPREEAEERTEEGRALLNLIPDHVDPLRVVEIEGFDYCPCGGTHVDHLGEVGRVEITNRESKGEKTERIEFVLAE
- the sufB gene encoding Fe-S cluster assembly protein SufB, with the protein product MSSEQDQLKETNTEERFAFKKDESAAVKSDKGLTEEVVRLISEDKGEPDWMLERRLRALEHWNEMPMPTDWPGQPDLTELDVEEIVPYIRPDVDKREGADSWDDLPEDIQDTFEKLGIPEAERKALSGVGAQYESEVVYQNMQEQWEEKGVVFCNMDEAVREHEDLVKEHFMTSCVPPSDNKFAALHGAVWSGGSFVYVPEDVTVEMPVQAYFRMNSEGMGQFEHTLIIAEEGSEVHYIEGCSAPKYGSHNLHSGGVEVFVGEDAHVQYSTVQNWSKNTFNLNTKRAIVEKGGRMEWVSGSMGSKATMLYPCTILKGRNASANNITIAFAGEGQNIDTGAKVYHNAPHTKSTIESKSISKDGGRTNYRGLVHISEGAEHSSTSVECDALMFDNESTSDTMPYMEIDESKVDVAHEATVGKIGDEDVFYLQSRGLDDDDAKQMIVSGFIEPITEELPIEYAVELNRLIELEMEGSLG
- a CDS encoding ferritin-like domain-containing protein, with the translated sequence MTVNDRVSTDNQLARLLQIGVVLEEVVEVRAARHYETLSPDERDDAVEELLEAAREESADHRRRLEDLIDQLDARAVPLEEIQTLVEGRYAQTGPESFDGVLYDQLHGEETAYKFYDDLIEAIEASDTDYALDREELLATLKTIREEEAEGVEEVTEIMEARE
- a CDS encoding HNH endonuclease; protein product: MDCPTCGDSFDSEQGTRIHHSHAHGEKLPNRTCNGCGTDFYDPKARLEYCDDCDPNAGENNGNWKDATETETCVCCGSEFQYYPSDKEGTYCSDCVESSVGLLPENPATRDRVSTACKYCGDAIEARPSRVENRKRGVFCDVDCYGSWLSENVVGENHHQWEGGDLGYGEQWWQVRRKALDRDAHSCQNCGATAEEIGRNPDVHHIKPVRSFERPQQAHRLENVVALCRSCHRNVEAGNVTVPSPPAEK
- the sufD gene encoding Fe-S cluster assembly protein SufD, with amino-acid sequence MTATQVHETISEETVREISDELGEPDWLLDTRLDALAALDELEMPDVIRTPGRDWTNLDGLDYESFVDPLNAAEEKDQLGPEEAEVLPLSEAVEEREDLLKEHFGSVIDPQENYLTALSTALFSTGTLVYVPKNVDAEDVTIRTTQHSQSLFNYTLVVTEQSSSVTILERQDTGESVEGDRYYSGLVEVAAGENSHVQYGSLQDLDEETYNYTLKRGDADDYATVNWVEGNVGSRLTKSSVETELNGEGSETKTVGAFFGHDDQHFDIAARVWHNTAHTTADLVTRGVLDDDARSVYEGVQDVGRDAWDTNSYQRENTLMLSDESEADASPKLIINNHDTEASHSATVGQIDEEDMFYMTSRGLDDESARNMLVEGFFVPVLEEVEVEELREDLETRVRERLHE
- a CDS encoding metal-dependent transcriptional regulator, with amino-acid sequence MNTADQYLKAIYLVQRMENGPASTGSLADRLDVSPASVNEMIGKLQERGLADHEKYKGVSLTDEGIEQAREALQTYCIIERFLHNVLEVEEFPSEAKALESVIDETVAERLDTIIDREPQCPDCFDADADMCAELVSEGEAD